The stretch of DNA TTAAAGGCTGATCGTCTGTCAGCTGGCGCAATTGCTGCTCATTTTAACATGACCAAGGCAACAATTTCTTATCACTTAAATGTTTTGAAGAAGGCTGATTTAGTTTTTGAAGAACGAGAAAAAAATTTTATTTATTATTCGTTAAATACATCAATTTTAGAAGAAATAATGACATGGTTAATTGATTTAAAAGGAGATAATGATGAAAAATAATTATCGTAGAACAATGTTAGTGACAAGTTTACTTATTTTGGTTCCATTAATAATAGGACTGCTTTTTTGGTCTAAGTTACCGAGTACTTTAGCAACCCATTTTGGTCTAAATAATCAAGCTAATGGTTGGCTAAATAAGAATATTGTAGTTTGGGGCCTACCCGTACTAATGCTAATATTGCAGTGGTTTGTTGGGGTAAAAGTTCTTAAGCAAAAGGTTAATCATAAATTTATGATTGTTAGTCTATGGTTGATACCGTTAATTTCGACAGTAGTTAGTTTTAGTATTTATGCTTTTAATTTAGGTTATCATGTAAAAATCGGCATGATTATTACTCTGTTATTAGGAATTATTTTGATTTTGATAGGGAATTTTTTACCCAAAGTGCAGCCAAATCATGCTGCTGGTATTCGCTTGCCGTGGACATTGTCTAATTCAGAAAATTGGCGCAAAACTAATCGTTTTGCCGGCTGGGTTAGTGTGTTATCTGGGCTAGTCTTAATGGTCTTATCTTTTTATCAAATTCCGTGGCTAGTGGTTCCTGTTTTAATTGCTGTAGGAATTTTACCGATAATTTATTCATATTACTTAGCAAAGAAAAATAGCTAAATATAGTTTCTATAAGGTAGAGATCATTAGTGTGCTTCATTGGTAGTTAAACATCAACTTACTGATAGGGCACTTTTTGTTTAATGAAACAAAAAAAGCGATCCATTGGGATCGCTCAGCCTGTTTGCAAATAAAATTTTATTTAGGAATTATTGTCCAAGCTTCTTTAAGTAAGTACTACCCTTAACTTCGTAACAATAATTATGTCTTAATTTAGCCCTAGTGTAAACTTCAAAGTAGCCCATGTTGTAATAGCTCTTCATAACACGGCGACCATGAATTTTTCTCTTTGACAGCCAAAATTCACCAAGGTCTTGATAATGATAATTTGCTTTGTTAAAACTGTAAACTATGCCGCCTTTTTCATGCCAAAGTGTAACATACAACTTTTTGGTACCATGTTTTTGGCTGCTAATTAAAGTTTTACCATTAAGCTTAATTGCATGTTTGAAAATGTGCCAGTGATTGAGTTTATAAGTACCATAGCCGTTATCGACATATTGGTACCAGTTGCCTCTTAGTTCAGTTGGGGTTGCGTAAAGACCAACATATTTTGCATGAACAGTTGTTGGAGTTTTAGCAAGGACAATCATTAAGAATGCAGTTGACAAAGCAATAATTATTTTTTTGAATCTCATTTTCTTACCCGATAATAATATGTCTGAAATAAATTCAGGAGGATATATTTTATAAAGCGCTTTTATAAAATAGCAATAAAAAAAGCACCGATTACTTGCAGTGCTATTTCTATTAGATGGGTGGCCAGGGGTTCGAACCCTGGACCCACGGATTAAGAGTCCGTTGCTCTGCCAGCTGAGCTAGCCACCCAAGTCATATTTCTGTTGACAATTAAATATATTAGCAATTAATTTTAGTTTTGACAAGCATTTTTAGTTAAAAAATTTAAAATTAGCATAATTTTTTAAAAAATATGGTTTACGACAATACAAAAACAGCGATCAAATAAATGATCGCTGTCTTCTAGGTTAATGGGTGGCCAGGGGTTCGAACCCTGGACCCACGGATTAAGAGTCCGTTGCTCTGCCAGCTGAGCTAGCCACCCAAGTTATTATTAGAAATAACCAACAGAAACTATTATGCTATCATTCTTTCTGAATTGCAAGCTTTTTTGTTAAATTTCACTAATTTTTTTGGCTAAAAGGCTAAAAACCAGTATAATGTAACTAAAAGGAGGACTTTCGATGCCAAAGAAGATTCTCGTTGTTGATGACGAAAAACCTATTTCTGATATTATCAAATTTAATTTAACTAAAGAAGGCTTTGATGTTGACACTGCTTATGATGGTGAAGAAGCAGTTAAGAAAGTCGATGAATACAATCCTGATCTAATGATTTTGGACTTGATGCTGCCTAAAAAAGACGGTTTAGAAGTTGCTCGTGAAGTTAGACAGACCCACGATATGCCGATTATCATGGTAACAGCTAAGGATACCGAGATTGACAAAGTTTTGGGTTTAGAAATGGGCGCTGATGATTACGTGACCAAGCCGTTTTCTAATCGTGAGCTGGTTGCTCGGGTCAAGGCCAATTTGCGTCGCCGCGATATTGTTAAAAAAGTTGAAGACGCTAATCAAGATACAGTGACTAAGAACATTACAATTGGCAACTTGGTAATTATGCCAGATGCTTATATTGTTGAAAAAAACGGCAAAAAGATCGAATTGACCCACCGTGAATTCGAATTGCTCTATTACTTAGCACAACACATGGGACAGGTAATGACGCGAGAGCATTTACTGCAGACTGTCTGGGGTTATGATTATTTTGGTGATGTGCGGACCGTTGATGTGACAGTTCACCGTTTACGAGAAAAAATCGAGGATAATCCTGTTCAAGCACAGATTTTATTAACCCGTCGTGGTGTAGGTTATTACGTCAAACAACCAAATGAAGAATAATGAAGAAAAAAGCCTGCCGGACTATTTTTTAGTGCGCGGCTTTTTTTACTATCTAATAATGTACAATGATGAAAAAAATCAAAAGCAAATTTAAACATTTATTTATTTCTATTAATACAACTCTGGCCATTGTTTTTATGGCGATGATTATTGCCACCATTGAGGTCATTGGTGCATATTTTACGCGGCAGTTGGAACAAAATAGTATTGAAAATTTTCAGTCGTCAATTCAAGTCCCATTGATTGTTACTAACCAGCTATCTGTACAGCTTTTACGGGATAATAAACGGGCGAACACTAATTTGAACCGGATTGTCAGCGACTACAGCAATGGGACTAATACAATTAGTGAAATTATTGTGGTTGATAATAAGGACGTTATTCGTGCAGTTTCTAACTTGAATGATAAAAGCCGAATTGGTCAGCGGGTTAATAATTTTTTAGTTAAGCAAGTAACTTCGACTGGTCGGGAGGCTACCAAAGTTATTAATGATCATATGGTGCAAGTAACACCGTTAACTGGCAGTAACGGTTCGGCTAACACAGTGGGCGCGATTTATGTGCGAGCTTCAATGCAGGGCGTTTTTAATAATTTGCGTAATATTTCTTTTATGTTTCTCGTGACGTCGTTAATTGCTGCAGTGATGGGGGCAATCCTGTCACTAGTTGTTTCCCATGCGATTACCAAGCCAATTGAGGAAATGCAGAGCCAAGCCTTAAATATTGCAGATGGTGATTATTCAAGCCAAGTAAAAATTTATTCTAATGATGAGTTGGGACAATTAGGTCAATCATTCAATACATTATCGGTTCGCATTGAGCGTTCACAGGAAGAATCAGAAAGTGAGCAAAGGCGGCTTGATAGTGTCTTGTCCCATATGAGTGATGGGGTCTTAGCAACAGATCGTCATGGCAATGTCAGCGTTGTTAACCAGATGGCACTGAATTTTTTGAATACCACTAAAGAACGCATTATTAATAAGCCAATTGCGACAGTATTAGGTCTAAAAGAAACTTCTCAGGACCTTATTTCTGGTCAAAAAGGGATCGTAATTACATTGCATGCGGGAACGCGTGATGAGGTAATTTTACATGCTAGTTTTTCCTTGATTAAACGGGTGACTGGTTTTGTTTCTGGTAGTGTTTGTGTTCTGCATGATATTACTGAGCAGCAGAAAAACGAAAATTCACAAAAGCAGTTTGTTTCTAATGTTTCGCACGAATTGCGAACACCGCTAACCAGTTTGCATGCGTATATTGAAACTTTGAATGAGGGAGCATGGAAAGATCCGCAGGTAGCGCCACAATTTTTGCAGGTTACGCAAGAAGAAACAGAGCGCATGATCAGGATGATTAATGAATTGCTCAGCTTGTCGCGGATGGACCGTGGAGTGTCTAAGGTTGATTTGGAATGGGTGAACTTTAATGATTTTGTTGCCCACATTCTGGATCGCTTCGATATGATTGTCAAAACCGATGAAAAAGAGGGCAAGAAGAAATATACTATTAAGCGTAAATTAGGGACCCAAGCTTTATGGGTTGAAATTGATACTGATAAGATGGCTCAGGTAATTGATAATATTATGAATAACGCAATTAAATATTCTCCTGATGGCGGTGTGATTAAGGTACGATTGCAGCAAGAACAGAGCCGAATAATTTTAAGTATTGCTGATCAAGGCTTGGGCATTCCCCGTGAAGACTTGGGCAAAATTTTTGATCGCTTTTACCGTGTTGATAAGGCTCGGGCGCGTGCTCAAGGTGGTACAGGGTTGGGCTTAGCAATTGCTAAAGAAATTGTAGATGCCCATCATGGTCAGATTTGGGCTGACAGTAGTGAAAGCAAGGGGTCAATCTTCTATATTGCACTACCATATGAACCGATGAGTGAAGGGGATGATTGGGATGAGGTCTAAATTTAAATTAGGAGACTTTCTGTTATTACTAAGTACACTGGCGGTTTTTGTCCTGTCGATTATCCTGTGGATTTTTATTATGACTAATGATCAGTACTTTAACCATATTAGTCAAACTAATAATCTAACTCAGCAAGCGCGTGGCCGCCGAAATAATTCAATTTATGATCTATATATTCCTACTAGCTCGTACGGATTTAAGGAGGACCAGCCCTATCGGTTATATGATGCTAAAAAGAATATCCCACTCGAATTTATCCGGGAGTTACGGGGAATTAAATTTAAAAAAAGTACTCAAGTTAGTACAACGCAGTTTAAATATGAGCAACTGCTTAATGATGCAGATTATCTGCAATTAACTTTTCCTGATGAAATTAGTCTTAATTTATTTACAAGAAAGAACTTGCAAAATGATAACGCCCATTTTCGTCGGATTTTTATTTCGCGTAGTAATAGGTGGTTATATCTTGGCAATGACAAGACTTACACTGTTTACCGTGTTGCTTTGGCTCGCGCTAATTTTGATAAACTACGTAGTTACGCTCGTGGGGCGCATAGTAAAACACCGATTAAGTTTGTGCGGTTGAAGAATTGTTATGAAGTCTTTTATACTCAAGCTAGTCGCTGGCGCGTTTATAGTTATTTGACCAATACACAGACAGATTCTTATTTTGTATCGCGGCTTTTAGGTACAGCCAATGTAACTGCGCGGTCAAGTAAAAAAGGTTGGATTACATATACGCTTAATTATTACACTAAGCTAAGAGTGCCCAAGGCCAATACTAAGCGCCATGATTTTTTGTACACGCGGTATGAAAAGAATAAGGCTGTAACTAAGAATGAACGTTTATTTGCTAGTGTTAATTACGTTCACAAATTAGGTTTGAGCGAACAGGATTTACGATTTTTTGATACTAATGGTGATGCAACTAGTTACACTAATTATATTGAAGGAATTCCTGTCTTTTTGGGCCAACATACACCTCAAGTTAAGACAATGTTGACGACAGAGGCGATGCAAGTTGCATTTAACAATATTGATTTGCAAATTCCGATCCCCTTTGATGGCCAAACGCGTAATTTACCAGCTACTGATACTGTTTTGCAAAAGTTATTTGCTAGTGGCATGAAACGTTCGCAAATTCAGCGGATAATTGTGGCCTTTAGGCTGACTAAGGATAATAGTCACGGCCATTTAGTGAACCTGATCCCGACATACTATGTTAAAGCTAATAATGAATGGAAGAGTTTAGCAGAGTGGCAAAGGCAAAGTTTGCAGCCGGTAGCTAAAACTAACAATCAGTAGGAAGGAGCGAACTAAGTTGGATCGTAAAAGAATTGAATGGCTATTTTTGGTTATCTTTTTATTAATTGACCTGTATCTGATGATTGAAATCTGGCGATCGCCGATTAGCCTAAGTAATACAGACGGCACGCCGATGACTAGTATTCGCTCTGAAATGCGAGCTGATGGTATTGATGTCCCACCGCATATTTCGCATAAACAGCAGTCAGGATATTATTTGGCAGCCAAAAAGCATGATTATCTTACTAAAAAAATGAATAGTTTGACTAAAGTTAGTACTCACTTTTCTAAAAGTGACAATACATTAACCGGCACACCTAAAGAACAAATAATATTAAGTGGCAATCATAAGCAAGTTTTTAAGCAGATTGAGAATTTCAAGAATGATTCAGAAAATGTTCCTTTTGGGGCTAAATTTAAGTATGAACCAAGCATGTCGAGTTCTGATACGTATTATTTTGTGCAGGGGACAGATTATGGTCAAATATATGATAGTAATGCCCAACTGATAATTAATGTTCACAATCAAGAAATTACGAACTATACACTCTCTTATATGGGACCAGTTAGTGCAGTGCGTGAGCCGCAATTAGTTATTAGTGCATGGCATGCGATTAAAGCAATGTACACTGATCGTGAAATTACTAATAATTCTCGTGTAATGCAAATTAAATTGGGGTATTCTAAATTGACAGAGGTGCGTGGCAGCACAATACTATTACCAACCTGGTTGATTTGGGTAGAAAATAAAACAACGAAGAATATTACTGTAAAGCGGGTTAATGCCTTTACTGCTCAAATTTTGCAGGCAGGTAATTCGTATAATGTTCAGAAAAATTAGAAAGGAAAAAGTAGGTGCGAGTTTCTATATTAGCTAGTGGCTCAACGGGTAATACCAGTCTCATCGAGACCCCACAACATAAGATTTTAATGGATGCTGGTTTATCTGGAAAAAAGATCAAGGAGCTGCTGGCACAAGTAGGTGTAGATATTGC from Lactobacillus sp. ESL0785 encodes:
- a CDS encoding autorepressor SdpR family transcription factor codes for the protein MSFEASFKALSDPVRRQILQLLKADRLSAGAIAAHFNMTKATISYHLNVLKKADLVFEEREKNFIYYSLNTSILEEIMTWLIDLKGDNDEK
- a CDS encoding SdpI family protein — its product is MMKNNYRRTMLVTSLLILVPLIIGLLFWSKLPSTLATHFGLNNQANGWLNKNIVVWGLPVLMLILQWFVGVKVLKQKVNHKFMIVSLWLIPLISTVVSFSIYAFNLGYHVKIGMIITLLLGIILILIGNFLPKVQPNHAAGIRLPWTLSNSENWRKTNRFAGWVSVLSGLVLMVLSFYQIPWLVVPVLIAVGILPIIYSYYLAKKNS
- the yycF gene encoding response regulator YycF; the encoded protein is MPKKILVVDDEKPISDIIKFNLTKEGFDVDTAYDGEEAVKKVDEYNPDLMILDLMLPKKDGLEVAREVRQTHDMPIIMVTAKDTEIDKVLGLEMGADDYVTKPFSNRELVARVKANLRRRDIVKKVEDANQDTVTKNITIGNLVIMPDAYIVEKNGKKIELTHREFELLYYLAQHMGQVMTREHLLQTVWGYDYFGDVRTVDVTVHRLREKIEDNPVQAQILLTRRGVGYYVKQPNEE
- the walK gene encoding cell wall metabolism sensor histidine kinase WalK, with translation MKKIKSKFKHLFISINTTLAIVFMAMIIATIEVIGAYFTRQLEQNSIENFQSSIQVPLIVTNQLSVQLLRDNKRANTNLNRIVSDYSNGTNTISEIIVVDNKDVIRAVSNLNDKSRIGQRVNNFLVKQVTSTGREATKVINDHMVQVTPLTGSNGSANTVGAIYVRASMQGVFNNLRNISFMFLVTSLIAAVMGAILSLVVSHAITKPIEEMQSQALNIADGDYSSQVKIYSNDELGQLGQSFNTLSVRIERSQEESESEQRRLDSVLSHMSDGVLATDRHGNVSVVNQMALNFLNTTKERIINKPIATVLGLKETSQDLISGQKGIVITLHAGTRDEVILHASFSLIKRVTGFVSGSVCVLHDITEQQKNENSQKQFVSNVSHELRTPLTSLHAYIETLNEGAWKDPQVAPQFLQVTQEETERMIRMINELLSLSRMDRGVSKVDLEWVNFNDFVAHILDRFDMIVKTDEKEGKKKYTIKRKLGTQALWVEIDTDKMAQVIDNIMNNAIKYSPDGGVIKVRLQQEQSRIILSIADQGLGIPREDLGKIFDRFYRVDKARARAQGGTGLGLAIAKEIVDAHHGQIWADSSESKGSIFYIALPYEPMSEGDDWDEV
- the yycH gene encoding two-component system activity regulator YycH → MIGMRSKFKLGDFLLLLSTLAVFVLSIILWIFIMTNDQYFNHISQTNNLTQQARGRRNNSIYDLYIPTSSYGFKEDQPYRLYDAKKNIPLEFIRELRGIKFKKSTQVSTTQFKYEQLLNDADYLQLTFPDEISLNLFTRKNLQNDNAHFRRIFISRSNRWLYLGNDKTYTVYRVALARANFDKLRSYARGAHSKTPIKFVRLKNCYEVFYTQASRWRVYSYLTNTQTDSYFVSRLLGTANVTARSSKKGWITYTLNYYTKLRVPKANTKRHDFLYTRYEKNKAVTKNERLFASVNYVHKLGLSEQDLRFFDTNGDATSYTNYIEGIPVFLGQHTPQVKTMLTTEAMQVAFNNIDLQIPIPFDGQTRNLPATDTVLQKLFASGMKRSQIQRIIVAFRLTKDNSHGHLVNLIPTYYVKANNEWKSLAEWQRQSLQPVAKTNNQ
- a CDS encoding two-component system regulatory protein YycI codes for the protein MDRKRIEWLFLVIFLLIDLYLMIEIWRSPISLSNTDGTPMTSIRSEMRADGIDVPPHISHKQQSGYYLAAKKHDYLTKKMNSLTKVSTHFSKSDNTLTGTPKEQIILSGNHKQVFKQIENFKNDSENVPFGAKFKYEPSMSSSDTYYFVQGTDYGQIYDSNAQLIINVHNQEITNYTLSYMGPVSAVREPQLVISAWHAIKAMYTDREITNNSRVMQIKLGYSKLTEVRGSTILLPTWLIWVENKTTKNITVKRVNAFTAQILQAGNSYNVQKN